The following coding sequences are from one Ruminococcus flavefaciens AE3010 window:
- the rpmI gene encoding 50S ribosomal protein L35, producing MAKVKVKTHSGAKKRFKITGSGKVKYQHTNKRHRLTQKDTKRKRIARNAGVADCTNAPTIKKLVPYM from the coding sequence ATGGCAAAGGTAAAGGTTAAAACTCACTCTGGCGCTAAGAAGCGTTTTAAGATTACAGGAAGCGGTAAGGTAAAGTACCAGCACACCAACAAGAGACACAGACTTACTCAGAAGGATACAAAGCGCAAGAGAATCGCTCGTAACGCAGGTGTGGCTGACTGCACAAATGCACCTACAATCAAGAAGCTCGTTCCTTATATGTGA